In the Pseudonocardia cypriaca genome, one interval contains:
- a CDS encoding SGNH/GDSL hydrolase family protein, with protein MRAAARRMKAGGERFLGGVLPGASARRLQIKAFADEWVASNLEARRATGPLWIVLGDSASQGLGATRRGTAYVSVVHQRLRHRDAWRVINLSRAGAGVADVLTRQLPELIELTKEESAALVSCIVGAEDIVRRVPGVDHSLRALLAALPSGTVVGTFARGARSGPAAAFDAITREEAARHRLRVAELPPRFGPGSRGRESNLLGDVEHAGWAEAVLAAIDGPPAEIAPSTDPELPVVSADDADSKSPAVEGPGDELADAAPRNGRKPSADAEPVDD; from the coding sequence ATGCGCGCAGCGGCACGGCGGATGAAGGCGGGTGGCGAACGCTTCCTCGGTGGCGTGCTGCCCGGCGCGTCCGCCCGCAGGTTGCAGATCAAGGCCTTCGCCGACGAGTGGGTCGCCTCCAACCTGGAGGCCCGGCGGGCCACCGGGCCGCTGTGGATCGTGCTCGGCGACTCGGCCAGCCAGGGGCTCGGGGCCACCCGGCGGGGCACCGCCTACGTCAGCGTCGTCCACCAGCGGCTGCGCCACCGCGACGCGTGGCGCGTGATCAACCTGTCGCGCGCGGGCGCGGGCGTCGCCGACGTGCTCACCCGCCAGCTCCCCGAGCTCATCGAGCTGACGAAGGAGGAGTCCGCGGCGCTGGTGAGCTGCATCGTCGGTGCCGAGGACATCGTCCGCCGGGTCCCCGGCGTCGACCACTCGCTGCGGGCACTGCTCGCCGCGCTGCCGTCGGGCACCGTCGTCGGCACGTTCGCGCGCGGGGCGCGGAGCGGGCCCGCCGCCGCATTCGACGCGATCACGCGGGAAGAGGCCGCCCGGCACCGGCTGCGGGTGGCCGAGCTGCCGCCGAGGTTCGGGCCCGGCAGCCGCGGGCGGGAGTCGAACCTGCTCGGCGACGTCGAGCACGCCGGCTGGGCCGAAGCCGTTCTCGCCGCGATCGACGGCCCGCCTGCCGAGATCGCACCCTCCACCGATCCCGAGCTGCCCGTGGTCTCGGCCGACGACGCCGACAGCAAGTCGCCCGCCGTCGAAGGACCCGGCGACGAGCTCGCCGACGCGGCGCCGCGCAACGGCCGGAAGCCGTCGGCCGACGCCGAGCCGGTCGACGACTAG
- a CDS encoding winged helix-turn-helix domain-containing protein produces MTEQLPERITDPKALRALSHPTRWKLIELLGLERTATATRCAEFTGESVASCSYHLNMLAKYGFVEQADGGTGRERPWKLVKYDQSWESAELEPEGAMAAETLTEVFLDYEVGRIKEFGRRRDREPEEWRRHARTRATITWLTADEFAELSRDLAAVWARYDGRLEDPSLRPEGSRAVRLFLAQYLPQPVIAEE; encoded by the coding sequence GTGACCGAGCAGCTACCCGAACGGATCACCGACCCCAAGGCTCTTCGCGCGCTGTCGCACCCCACGCGGTGGAAGCTGATCGAGCTGCTCGGGCTCGAACGCACGGCCACCGCCACCCGGTGTGCCGAGTTCACGGGGGAGAGCGTCGCCAGCTGCTCCTACCACCTGAACATGCTGGCCAAGTACGGGTTCGTGGAGCAGGCCGACGGCGGCACCGGGCGCGAGCGGCCCTGGAAGCTGGTCAAGTACGACCAGAGCTGGGAGTCCGCGGAACTGGAGCCCGAAGGTGCCATGGCTGCCGAGACCCTGACCGAGGTCTTCCTCGACTACGAGGTCGGCCGGATCAAGGAGTTCGGCCGGCGGCGGGACCGCGAGCCGGAGGAATGGCGGCGCCACGCGCGCACCCGGGCCACGATCACGTGGCTCACCGCCGACGAGTTCGCCGAGCTGTCCCGGGACCTCGCGGCCGTGTGGGCCCGGTACGACGGCCGCCTCGAGGATCCTTCGCTCCGGCCGGAGGGCTCGCGCGCCGTGCGGCTCTTCCTCGCCCAGTACCTGCCGCAGCCCGTCATCGCCGAGGAGTGA
- a CDS encoding NUDIX domain-containing protein encodes MRFRVVPAAYVLLFRGTGSDAEVLLQLRQGTGYRDGHWAAAAAGHVEADESVFAAACREAAEEVGVKIDPADLEPLTAMHRTHGNRDPVDERVDFFFGCHRWAGEPQLMEAAKAADLGWFPLSALPDPVVPHERYVLDGLRENVLPTITAYGF; translated from the coding sequence GTGAGGTTCCGCGTCGTTCCGGCCGCCTACGTCCTCCTGTTCCGCGGCACCGGTTCCGACGCCGAGGTGCTGCTCCAGCTCCGGCAGGGCACCGGCTACCGGGACGGGCACTGGGCGGCGGCCGCCGCCGGGCACGTCGAGGCCGACGAGTCCGTGTTCGCGGCCGCGTGCCGCGAGGCGGCGGAGGAGGTCGGCGTGAAGATCGACCCGGCCGATCTGGAACCGCTCACCGCGATGCACCGCACCCACGGCAACCGCGACCCCGTCGACGAACGTGTCGACTTCTTCTTCGGCTGCCACCGCTGGGCAGGCGAGCCGCAGCTGATGGAGGCGGCGAAGGCGGCCGACCTGGGGTGGTTCCCGCTGTCCGCGCTGCCCGACCCGGTGGTGCCCCACGAGCGGTACGTGCTCGACGGCCTGCGGGAGAACGTCCTGCCGACGATCACGGCCTACGGCTTCTGA
- a CDS encoding amino acid ABC transporter permease, translating into MDPGTWDLIWRNLWPMLVATVTQTLPLTAISFVVGLVLALFVALARISKIRPLSMLARGYISVIRGTPLLVQLFIVFYALPQLNIVIDPFPAAVIAFSLNVGGYAAEVVRAAILSIPKGQWEAAQTIGMGYSKTLQRIILPQAARTAVPPLSNTLISLVKDTSLASTILVTELLRVAQLAAAPTFDFFALYGVAAVYYWVICFVLSFGQIRLETRLERYVAR; encoded by the coding sequence GTGGACCCAGGTACCTGGGACCTGATCTGGCGCAACCTGTGGCCGATGCTGGTGGCCACCGTCACGCAGACCCTGCCCCTGACGGCCATCAGCTTCGTGGTCGGCCTGGTGCTGGCACTGTTCGTCGCGCTGGCCCGGATCTCCAAGATCCGGCCGCTCTCGATGCTGGCGCGCGGCTACATCTCGGTCATCCGCGGCACGCCGCTGCTGGTCCAGCTGTTCATCGTGTTCTACGCGCTGCCGCAGCTGAACATCGTGATCGACCCGTTCCCGGCCGCGGTGATCGCCTTCAGCCTCAACGTCGGCGGCTACGCGGCCGAGGTGGTCCGGGCAGCCATTCTGAGCATCCCGAAGGGGCAGTGGGAGGCGGCCCAGACGATCGGGATGGGCTACTCGAAGACGTTGCAACGGATCATCCTGCCGCAGGCGGCCCGCACCGCGGTGCCGCCGCTGTCCAACACGTTGATCTCCCTGGTCAAGGACACGTCGCTGGCCTCGACCATCCTGGTGACCGAGCTGCTTCGGGTCGCCCAGCTGGCCGCGGCGCCGACGTTCGACTTCTTCGCCCTGTACGGGGTGGCGGCGGTCTACTACTGGGTGATCTGCTTCGTCCTGTCCTTCGGGCAGATCCGGCTCGAGACGAGGCTGGAGAGGTACGTGGCCAGATGA
- a CDS encoding ABC transporter ATP-binding protein, whose amino-acid sequence MHDDRNGRVTVRELSKRFGAVQAVDGLTFDVEPGAVTGFLGPNGSGKTTTLRMILGLVTPTAGEARINGLRFAELPQPGRVVGAVLEAQGFHPARTARAHLLVCAAAIGVPARAVEHALGTVGLGDAGERPVGEYSLGMRQRLALAVALLGDPQVLVLDEPGNGLDPEGIAWLRAFLRAFAAQGRSVLISSHLLAEVEQTADHLVVISRGRCAYQGSLAELRGSRSARVLVRCADPVRLADALAATGVLEIDTLSDGWLGVAGTDPVHVGDVALGAGVAIYGMVHERVELEQLFFQLTSEPWRVG is encoded by the coding sequence GTGCATGACGACCGGAACGGCCGCGTCACCGTCCGCGAGCTGAGCAAGCGGTTCGGTGCCGTGCAGGCCGTCGACGGGCTGACGTTCGACGTGGAGCCCGGTGCCGTCACCGGCTTCCTCGGGCCGAACGGCTCCGGGAAGACCACGACGCTGCGCATGATCCTCGGGTTGGTCACGCCCACGGCGGGCGAGGCTCGGATCAACGGCCTGCGGTTCGCGGAGCTGCCGCAGCCGGGCCGGGTCGTGGGTGCCGTGCTCGAGGCGCAGGGCTTCCACCCCGCGCGCACCGCCCGCGCCCACCTGCTCGTCTGCGCGGCGGCGATCGGGGTGCCCGCCCGGGCGGTGGAGCACGCGCTCGGCACCGTCGGGCTCGGGGACGCGGGCGAGCGGCCGGTCGGCGAGTACTCCCTCGGCATGCGACAGCGGCTCGCGCTGGCCGTCGCGCTGCTCGGCGATCCGCAGGTCCTGGTGCTCGACGAGCCGGGCAACGGGCTCGATCCCGAGGGGATCGCGTGGCTGCGCGCGTTCCTGCGGGCGTTCGCCGCGCAGGGGCGCAGCGTGCTGATCTCCAGCCACCTGCTCGCCGAGGTGGAGCAGACCGCCGACCACCTCGTGGTGATCAGCCGCGGCCGATGCGCCTACCAGGGGTCGCTCGCGGAGCTGCGGGGGTCGCGCAGCGCTCGCGTGCTGGTGCGCTGCGCCGATCCCGTACGACTGGCCGACGCGCTGGCCGCCACCGGTGTGCTGGAGATCGACACGCTCTCCGACGGCTGGCTGGGCGTGGCGGGCACCGACCCCGTCCACGTCGGGGACGTGGCGCTCGGCGCAGGCGTGGCGATCTACGGCATGGTGCACGAGCGGGTGGAGCTGGAGCAGCTGTTCTTCCAGCTCACGTCGGAGCCGTGGCGGGTGGGGTGA
- a CDS encoding ABC transporter permease subunit — MAGGVRVAIGAPIRAEFRKVASTKLWWGLLIPSALLSIMINVFGGVFTAAFTESERLPLLLGSVAYSLGLTTVFAAVHGVVAAAGEYRHRTVTTTYLTTRGRGPVLLSKMLVSAGVGGCYAAVTVVAGVIAGAAADGGVAFPGAGPLAATALIGIAVSALWGALGAAFGTAVSNQVGALVSLLLYLMVGELLIGALLQAADPQAVRSLSSYLPGNAGEVAVYGIPANEIAGPATGPQVVELLAGVTDPPAWSVALLVLAAWTAAAGVVGWLVAGRRDIT, encoded by the coding sequence GTGGCGGGTGGGGTGAGGGTGGCGATCGGGGCGCCGATCCGTGCGGAGTTCCGCAAGGTCGCGTCGACGAAGCTGTGGTGGGGTCTGCTGATCCCCTCCGCGCTGCTGTCGATCATGATCAACGTCTTCGGCGGGGTGTTCACGGCGGCCTTCACCGAGTCGGAGCGGCTCCCGCTCCTCCTCGGCTCCGTGGCGTACTCGCTCGGGCTGACCACCGTGTTCGCCGCCGTGCACGGCGTCGTCGCGGCCGCAGGCGAGTACCGCCACCGCACCGTCACCACCACCTACCTCACGACCCGCGGCCGGGGCCCGGTGCTGCTGTCGAAGATGCTCGTCAGCGCCGGGGTCGGAGGCTGCTACGCCGCGGTGACCGTGGTGGCGGGGGTGATCGCAGGCGCCGCCGCCGACGGAGGTGTCGCGTTCCCCGGCGCGGGTCCACTGGCGGCCACCGCGCTGATCGGCATCGCGGTGTCGGCGCTGTGGGGTGCACTCGGCGCCGCGTTCGGCACGGCGGTGAGCAACCAGGTCGGCGCGCTCGTGTCCCTGCTGCTGTACCTCATGGTCGGCGAGCTGCTGATCGGGGCGCTGCTGCAGGCGGCCGACCCGCAGGCCGTCCGCTCCCTGTCGTCGTACCTGCCCGGGAACGCCGGCGAGGTGGCGGTCTACGGCATCCCGGCGAACGAGATCGCGGGCCCGGCAACCGGTCCCCAGGTCGTCGAGCTCCTCGCGGGCGTCACCGACCCACCGGCCTGGAGCGTGGCCCTGCTGGTGCTCGCAGCGTGGACGGCCGCGGCAGGCGTCGTGGGCTGGCTGGTGGCTGGGCGGCGCGACATCACTTGA
- a CDS encoding multifunctional oxoglutarate decarboxylase/oxoglutarate dehydrogenase thiamine pyrophosphate-binding subunit/dihydrolipoyllysine-residue succinyltransferase subunit produces the protein MYQRFLDDPSTVDPAWHEFFADYRPTDAAAADTADDSAGTGSVQQAAQQPGRPSPPSDAPTAPAPTPAAEPAEPSERSRAADRKALTPTTPPGGTNGSGPAVKRSEPARGAKPAAGSTSQAARPAARAADAGGTTTPLRGAAGAVVKNMNASLAVPTATSVRAVPAKLLADNRVVINNQLRRTRGGKVSFTHLIGYALVKALADFPVMNRHYSEQDGKPVVVQPDHVNLGLAIDLPGKDGQRSLVVVSIKGCEAMNFAQFWAAYEAMVHKARAGALQAEDFAGTTITLTNPGTLGTNHSVPRLMQGQGAIIGVGAMEYPAQFQGASDEKLAEIGVSKIITLTSTYDHRIIQGAESGDFLRRVHALLLGEDEFYDEIFRSVRVPYEPVRWVQDIPEGAIDKTARVIEVIDAHRTRGHLMADTDPLNYRQRRHPDLDILSHGLTLWDLDREFAVGGFAGRQHMKLRDVLGVLRDAYCRTIGTEYMHIADPEQRAWLQERIEVPHQKPNQAEQKYILSKLNAAEAFETFLQTKYVGQKRFSLEGGETVIPLLDAVLDKAAEHELDEVVIGMPHRGRLNVLANIVGKPISQIFREFEGNLDPGQAHGSGDVKYHLGAEGKYFRMFGDGETVVSLASNPSHLEAVDPVLEGIVRAKQDLLDKGEGGFTVLPLMLHGDAAFAGQGVVAETLNLAKLRGYRTGGTVHVVINNQVGFTTAPEHSRSSQYSTDVAKMIDAPVFHVNGDDPEACVWVAKLAVDYRERWHNDVVIDMICYRRRGHNEGDDPSMTQPAMYDIIDAKRSVRKIYTESLIGRGDITVDEAEHALKDFSNQLEHVFNEVRELEKTPPAPSPSVEKEQSVPTDLDTSVSLEVVHRIGDAHVELPDGFNVHQRVKPVLQRRYQMSREGNVDWAFGELLALGSLVMDGKLVRISGQDTRRGTFVQRHSVIIDRKSGEEYYPLRNLSEDQDRFLPYDSALSEFAALGFEYGYSVANPEAFVAWEAQFGDFVNGAQSIIDEFISSGEAKWGQMSDVALLLPHGLEGQGPDHSSGRIERFLQLCAEGSMTVALPTEPANYFHLLRRHSMDGVRRPLVVFTPKWMLRAKQVVSPLSDFTGGRFRPVIDDPRFRDGDGVATGVRRVLLCSGKIYYELAAVRDKRSIDDIALVRIEQLYPVPDRQLASVLDRYPNAEDVRWVQEEPANQGAWPFLGLELPEMLPRLVGFRRVSRRRMAAPAAGSSKVHEVEQAALIDEALSSTSD, from the coding sequence ATGTACCAGCGCTTCCTCGACGACCCCTCCACCGTCGACCCCGCTTGGCACGAGTTCTTCGCGGACTACCGACCGACCGACGCCGCTGCCGCCGACACCGCCGACGACTCGGCAGGCACCGGTTCCGTCCAGCAGGCCGCACAGCAGCCCGGCCGGCCGTCCCCGCCGTCCGACGCGCCCACCGCGCCCGCTCCCACCCCGGCCGCCGAGCCGGCCGAGCCCAGTGAGCGCTCGCGGGCCGCCGACCGCAAGGCGCTCACGCCCACCACGCCGCCCGGCGGCACCAACGGCAGCGGCCCTGCGGTCAAGCGCAGCGAGCCCGCCCGCGGAGCGAAGCCGGCCGCCGGCAGCACCTCGCAGGCCGCACGTCCCGCCGCGCGCGCCGCCGACGCGGGCGGCACCACCACCCCGCTGCGCGGTGCCGCGGGCGCGGTCGTCAAGAACATGAACGCCTCGCTCGCCGTGCCCACGGCCACGAGCGTGCGCGCGGTCCCGGCGAAGCTGCTCGCCGACAACCGCGTCGTCATCAACAACCAGCTCCGGCGCACCCGCGGCGGCAAGGTCTCCTTCACGCACCTCATCGGGTACGCGCTGGTCAAGGCGCTCGCCGACTTCCCGGTGATGAACCGCCACTACAGCGAGCAGGACGGCAAGCCCGTCGTCGTGCAGCCCGACCACGTCAACCTCGGGCTCGCCATCGACCTGCCGGGCAAGGACGGGCAGCGCTCGCTCGTCGTCGTCTCGATCAAGGGCTGCGAGGCGATGAACTTCGCCCAGTTCTGGGCGGCCTACGAGGCGATGGTGCACAAGGCGCGCGCAGGCGCGCTGCAGGCGGAGGACTTCGCGGGCACCACCATCACGCTCACCAACCCGGGCACGCTCGGCACCAACCACTCGGTGCCGCGGCTGATGCAGGGCCAGGGCGCGATCATCGGTGTCGGCGCGATGGAGTACCCCGCGCAGTTCCAGGGGGCGAGCGACGAGAAGCTGGCCGAGATCGGGGTCAGCAAGATCATCACGCTGACGTCCACCTACGACCACCGGATCATCCAGGGCGCCGAGTCCGGCGACTTCCTGCGCCGCGTCCACGCGCTGCTGCTGGGCGAGGACGAGTTCTACGACGAGATCTTCCGGTCGGTGCGGGTGCCGTACGAGCCGGTGCGGTGGGTGCAGGACATCCCCGAGGGCGCGATCGACAAGACCGCCCGCGTCATCGAGGTGATCGACGCGCACCGCACCCGCGGCCACCTCATGGCCGACACCGACCCGCTGAACTACCGCCAGCGCCGCCACCCCGACCTGGACATCCTGTCCCACGGGCTCACGCTGTGGGACCTGGACCGCGAGTTCGCGGTCGGCGGGTTCGCCGGCAGGCAGCACATGAAGCTGCGCGACGTGCTCGGCGTGCTGCGCGACGCGTACTGCCGCACCATCGGCACCGAGTACATGCACATCGCCGACCCCGAGCAGCGCGCGTGGCTGCAGGAGCGGATCGAGGTGCCGCACCAGAAGCCCAACCAGGCCGAGCAGAAGTACATCCTGTCGAAGCTCAACGCGGCCGAGGCGTTCGAGACGTTCCTGCAGACCAAGTACGTCGGGCAGAAGCGGTTCTCGCTCGAGGGCGGCGAGACCGTGATCCCGCTGCTCGACGCCGTGCTGGACAAGGCCGCCGAGCACGAGCTCGACGAGGTCGTCATCGGCATGCCGCACCGCGGCCGCCTCAACGTGCTGGCCAACATCGTGGGCAAGCCGATCAGCCAGATCTTCCGCGAGTTCGAGGGCAACCTCGACCCCGGCCAGGCCCACGGCTCCGGCGACGTGAAGTACCACCTGGGCGCCGAGGGCAAGTACTTCCGGATGTTCGGTGACGGCGAGACGGTCGTGTCGCTGGCGTCCAACCCGTCGCACCTGGAGGCCGTCGACCCGGTGCTCGAGGGCATCGTCCGCGCCAAGCAGGACCTCCTCGACAAGGGCGAGGGCGGCTTCACGGTGCTGCCGCTGATGCTGCACGGCGACGCCGCGTTCGCCGGTCAGGGCGTGGTCGCGGAGACGCTCAACCTCGCCAAGCTGCGCGGGTACCGCACCGGCGGCACCGTGCACGTGGTGATCAACAACCAGGTCGGGTTCACCACCGCGCCCGAGCACTCGCGCTCGTCGCAGTACTCCACCGACGTCGCGAAGATGATCGACGCGCCGGTCTTCCACGTGAACGGCGACGACCCGGAGGCCTGCGTCTGGGTGGCCAAGCTGGCCGTGGACTACCGCGAGCGCTGGCACAACGACGTCGTGATCGACATGATCTGCTACCGGCGTCGCGGCCACAACGAGGGCGACGACCCCTCGATGACCCAGCCGGCGATGTACGACATCATCGACGCGAAGCGCAGCGTCCGGAAGATCTACACCGAGTCGCTCATCGGCCGCGGAGACATCACCGTCGACGAGGCAGAGCACGCGCTCAAGGACTTCTCCAACCAGCTGGAGCACGTCTTCAACGAGGTCCGCGAGCTGGAGAAGACACCGCCTGCGCCGAGCCCGTCCGTGGAGAAGGAGCAGTCGGTCCCCACCGACCTCGACACGTCGGTCTCGCTGGAGGTCGTCCACCGCATCGGCGACGCGCACGTCGAGCTGCCCGACGGCTTCAACGTGCACCAGCGCGTCAAGCCGGTGCTGCAGCGGCGCTACCAGATGTCGCGCGAGGGCAACGTCGACTGGGCGTTCGGCGAGCTGCTCGCACTCGGCTCCCTCGTGATGGACGGCAAGCTGGTGCGGATCTCGGGCCAGGACACCCGCCGCGGCACGTTCGTGCAGCGCCACTCGGTGATCATCGACCGCAAGTCCGGCGAGGAGTACTACCCGCTGCGCAACCTGTCGGAGGACCAGGACCGCTTCCTGCCGTACGACTCGGCGCTGTCGGAGTTCGCCGCACTCGGGTTCGAGTACGGCTACTCGGTGGCCAACCCCGAGGCGTTCGTGGCCTGGGAGGCCCAGTTCGGCGACTTCGTCAACGGCGCGCAGTCGATCATCGACGAGTTCATCTCGTCCGGTGAGGCCAAGTGGGGCCAGATGTCCGACGTCGCGCTGCTGCTGCCGCACGGGCTCGAGGGCCAGGGCCCGGACCACTCCTCGGGCCGCATCGAGCGGTTCCTGCAGCTGTGCGCCGAGGGCTCGATGACGGTGGCACTGCCCACGGAGCCGGCCAACTACTTCCACCTGCTGCGCAGGCACTCGATGGACGGCGTGCGCCGCCCGCTCGTGGTGTTCACGCCGAAGTGGATGCTGCGGGCCAAGCAGGTCGTGAGCCCGCTGTCGGACTTCACCGGAGGCCGGTTCCGCCCGGTCATCGACGACCCGCGCTTCCGCGACGGCGACGGCGTCGCAACCGGCGTGCGGCGCGTCCTGCTGTGCAGCGGCAAAATCTACTACGAGCTCGCCGCCGTGCGCGACAAGCGCAGCATCGACGACATCGCGCTCGTCCGGATCGAGCAGCTGTACCCGGTGCCGGACCGCCAGCTCGCGTCCGTGCTCGACCGCTACCCGAACGCCGAGGACGTCCGCTGGGTCCAGGAGGAGCCCGCCAACCAGGGCGCGTGGCCGTTCTTGGGGCTGGAGCTGCCGGAGATGCTGCCGCGGCTGGTCGGCTTCCGGCGCGTGTCCCGCAGGCGGATGGCGGCCCCGGCCGCCGGCTCGTCGAAGGTGCATGAGGTGGAGCAGGCCGCCCTGATCGACGAGGCTCTCTCGAGCACTTCCGACTGA
- a CDS encoding amino acid ABC transporter ATP-binding protein, translated as MTGLLTVRGVEKSFGDLRVLRGISFDVPAGTVTAVIGPSGSGKTTVLRTLNALDQADAGVITIGDLSVDFAAEVDRATLTRFRLQSGMVFQSHNLFPHMTVLQNVIEGPVVVQKRPRDEAIADARELLDQVGLAEKADQYPFQLSGGQQQRVGIARALALKPKLMLFDEPTSALDPELVGDVLRVIKDLAAGGWTMVVVTHEIRFAQQVADQVLFLDGGVVLESGPPAQVLTDPREPRTRQFLDRILNPI; from the coding sequence ATGACCGGCTTGCTGACAGTCCGTGGCGTGGAGAAGTCGTTCGGCGACCTGCGGGTGCTGCGCGGCATCTCCTTCGACGTGCCGGCCGGCACGGTGACCGCGGTGATCGGGCCGTCCGGGTCGGGCAAGACCACCGTGCTGCGCACGTTGAACGCCCTCGACCAGGCCGACGCCGGGGTCATCACGATCGGCGACCTCTCGGTGGACTTCGCCGCCGAGGTCGACCGCGCCACCCTGACGCGGTTCCGGTTGCAGAGCGGCATGGTGTTCCAGAGCCACAACCTGTTCCCGCACATGACGGTCCTGCAGAACGTGATCGAGGGCCCGGTGGTCGTGCAGAAGCGGCCGCGGGACGAGGCAATCGCGGATGCCCGGGAACTGCTGGACCAGGTGGGGCTGGCCGAGAAGGCCGACCAGTACCCCTTCCAGCTGTCCGGCGGGCAGCAGCAACGGGTCGGCATCGCCAGGGCGCTCGCCCTGAAACCCAAGCTGATGCTGTTCGACGAGCCGACCTCCGCGCTGGATCCCGAGCTGGTCGGCGACGTGCTCCGCGTGATCAAGGATCTGGCGGCGGGCGGCTGGACGATGGTCGTGGTCACCCACGAGATCCGGTTCGCCCAGCAGGTGGCCGACCAGGTGCTGTTCCTCGACGGCGGCGTGGTGCTCGAGTCCGGCCCGCCCGCGCAGGTGCTGACCGACCCGCGTGAGCCCCGCACCCGGCAGTTCCTCGACCGGATCCTGAACCCGATCTAG
- a CDS encoding LLM class F420-dependent oxidoreductase: protein MLLSTQLQYGDDPVRNAEAVVAMEQAGLDVVWVAEAYSFDAVSLMGYLAARTERVQIGSGILPIYTRTPTLTAMTAAGLDALSGGRAILGLGASGPQVIEGFHGVPYDKPVARTREIIEICRRVWRRERLTNDGLYPIPLPEDRGTGLGKPLKLINHPQRADIPIWVAALGDKNVEMTAELANGWLPHLLMPEKIREVFGPALDAGLAKRAPELGPLQITGGGILALEEEMFEPARQLARAVYALYIGGMGARGRNFYNTVFARQGYADEARLVQDLYLDGRKDEAAAALPADFVDKVTLIGPPAHVKERIDVLRAAGVTHLHVNPVTADAPKLLGQVKEWIT, encoded by the coding sequence ATGCTGCTGTCGACCCAGCTCCAGTACGGCGACGACCCGGTCCGCAACGCCGAGGCGGTGGTCGCGATGGAGCAGGCCGGCCTCGACGTCGTGTGGGTCGCCGAGGCCTACAGCTTCGACGCGGTGTCGTTGATGGGGTACCTCGCCGCGCGCACCGAGCGTGTTCAGATCGGCTCCGGGATCCTGCCGATCTACACCCGTACCCCCACGCTCACCGCGATGACGGCCGCGGGCCTCGACGCGCTGTCCGGCGGACGGGCGATACTCGGGCTCGGCGCGTCCGGACCGCAGGTCATCGAGGGGTTCCACGGCGTGCCGTACGACAAGCCCGTCGCGCGCACGCGCGAGATCATCGAAATCTGCCGTCGGGTATGGCGCCGGGAGCGGCTCACCAACGACGGGCTCTACCCGATCCCGCTGCCGGAGGACCGGGGCACCGGGCTGGGCAAGCCGCTGAAGCTGATCAACCACCCGCAGCGGGCGGACATCCCGATCTGGGTGGCAGCGCTCGGTGACAAGAACGTCGAGATGACGGCCGAGCTCGCGAACGGCTGGCTCCCGCACCTGCTGATGCCGGAGAAGATCCGTGAGGTCTTCGGTCCCGCGCTCGACGCAGGCCTCGCGAAGCGGGCGCCGGAGCTCGGTCCGCTGCAGATCACCGGTGGCGGGATCCTCGCGCTCGAGGAGGAGATGTTCGAGCCCGCCCGCCAGCTGGCCCGCGCCGTGTACGCCCTGTACATCGGCGGCATGGGCGCACGCGGGCGCAACTTCTACAACACCGTCTTCGCACGCCAGGGCTACGCCGACGAGGCGCGGCTGGTGCAGGACCTCTACCTCGACGGGCGCAAGGACGAGGCCGCCGCGGCGCTGCCGGCCGACTTCGTCGACAAGGTCACGCTGATCGGCCCACCTGCTCACGTGAAGGAGCGGATCGACGTGCTGCGCGCGGCGGGCGTGACGCACCTGCACGTCAATCCGGTCACGGCCGACGCACCGAAGCTCCTCGGCCAGGTGAAGGAGTGGATCACCTGA
- a CDS encoding dienelactone hydrolase family protein, with protein MPRSHYEKITTPDGDFDAFCAVPETTPAPAVLVLQEVFGINDNIRGLTEQLAEAGYLALAPDVFWRVEPRFERKDESGLADGMAHVQQLDFDLVPGDLTAVMAHALAMPECNGRIGAVGFCLGGTLAYLFAGTARVDGRGPDAVVSYYGSAINGMLDLAPRLECPVLFHYGAQDPYIPAEQIDEVEQAFSGRSDVVLHRYEAGHAFSNWDAPTFFDERAARTAWPRTLDFLEKHLR; from the coding sequence GTGCCCCGCTCCCACTACGAGAAGATCACGACGCCGGACGGCGACTTCGACGCGTTCTGCGCCGTCCCCGAGACCACCCCGGCACCGGCGGTGCTGGTGCTCCAGGAGGTCTTCGGGATCAACGACAACATCCGGGGGCTCACCGAGCAGCTCGCCGAAGCCGGGTACCTGGCGCTCGCGCCGGACGTGTTCTGGCGGGTCGAGCCGCGCTTCGAGCGCAAGGACGAGTCCGGGCTGGCCGACGGCATGGCCCACGTCCAGCAGCTGGACTTCGACCTCGTGCCCGGCGACCTCACCGCCGTCATGGCGCACGCCCTCGCGATGCCGGAGTGCAACGGCCGGATCGGGGCGGTCGGGTTCTGCCTCGGCGGCACGCTCGCGTACCTGTTCGCCGGCACCGCGCGGGTGGACGGGCGCGGGCCGGACGCCGTCGTCTCCTACTACGGCTCCGCCATCAACGGCATGCTCGACCTCGCCCCGCGCCTCGAGTGCCCCGTGCTGTTCCACTACGGCGCGCAGGACCCGTACATCCCCGCGGAGCAGATCGACGAGGTCGAGCAGGCCTTCTCCGGCCGGAGCGACGTGGTCCTGCACCGCTACGAGGCGGGCCACGCCTTCTCCAACTGGGACGCCCCGACGTTCTTCGACGAGCGGGCGGCCAGGACGGCGTGGCCCCGCACGCTGGACTTCCTGGAGAAGCACCTGCGCTGA